The genome window CCAGATGTCGCGGTATGTCCTGCTCAACACCGTGACCCGCGCGGGAGTGAGCCTGGCCGTCTGGGTGCTGCTGGCGGCGGCGGGGCTCCCCGGGGCCATCTTCTGGGCGTTGCTGACCTTCCTGCTCAGCTTCATCCCGTATGCGGGCGCGCTGGCAGCGACGTTCCTGGTCGGCCTCGCCGCCTTGGTGTCGTTCGACGACACGGGCCGGATCCTGGTCGTGTTTCTCGGCAGCGGCCTGATTCACGTGGTCGAGGGCAATTTCGTGACCCCGCACCTGATGGGGCGGCATCTGCCGCTCAACCCGGTGGCGATCTTCGTCTGCCTGCTCTACTGGGGGTGGGTGTGGGGACCGGTCGGCGCGCTGATGGCGGTGCCGCTGACGGTCATGCTGCAGATTCTTCTCCTGCGCAGTGCCCGGTTGCGTCCGGTCGGCATTCTCCTGGACAACTGAGCGGGGGGCCGCCACCCGGCGCCGTCATCACGACGCCGAGTGGATCCGGGCCCGGGCCACGGAGCCTCCTAGATGAACTGTGCCGTCTCCGTGCTCCCCTCCAGCGCCAGCGTCGAGCTCTGGCCCGCCGACACCACCTGCGCCACGGCGTCGAAATACCCGGCGCCCACCTCCCGCTGGTGCTTGGTGGCCGTGTACCCGTGGGCTTCGGAGGCGAACTCGGCTTGCTGCAACTCCGAATAGGCCGACATTGCCCGCTCCCGGTACGCTCGCGCCAGCTCGAACATCGAGTGGTTGATGGAGTGGAACCCGGCCAAGGTCACGAACTGGAACTTGTAGCCCATCTCGGCCAGTTCCCGCTGGAACTTGGCGATGGTCGGCTTGTCGAGATGCTTCTCCCAGTTGAACGACGGGCTGCAGTTGTAGGTCAGCAACTTGCCGGGGAACTTGGCATGGACGCCCTCGGCGAACTGCCGTGCCTCATCCAGGTCCGGCGTCGAGGTCTCACACCACAGCATGTCGGCGTACGGGGCGTATTCGATGGCCCGTGCAATGGCCATCTCGACGCCGTTCCGGATATGGAAGAATCCTTCCGGGGTCCGCGGCTCGTCCTTGATGAAGGGGCGGTCGCGCGGGTCGGCGTCGCTGGTGATCAGCGTGGCGGAGTCGGCGTCGGTGCGCGCAATGAGAATCGTCGGCACGTCGGACACGTCGGCGGCGAGCCGCGCGGCTACCAGCGTCCGGATGAACTGGCTGGTCGGTACCAGCACCTTGCCGCCGAGGTGGCCGCACTTCTTCTCGGAGCTCAGCTGGTCCTCGAAGTGCACGCCGGCCGCCCCCGCCTCGATCATCGCCTTCATCAATTCGAAGGCGTTCAACGCGCCGCCGAACCCCGCCTCCGCGTCCGCCACGATCGGCGCAAACCAGTGCGTCTTGCTCGGCTTCCCCTCGGCGTACTCGATCTGGTCAGCCCGCTGCAGTGCGTTGTTGATCCGCCGCACCATCATCGGGACCGAGTTCACCGGGTAGAGGCTCTGGTCGGGATACATCGAGCAGGCGTCGTTCCCGTCGGCCGCCACCTGCCAGCCGGAGCAATAGACAGCCGGCAGCCCCGCCCGGACCTGCTGCATCGCCTGGTTGCCGGTCACGGCGCCCAGCGACTGCACGTATTCCGTTGTGTGCAACAAATCCCAGAGCCGCTCGGCGCCGAGGCGGGCCAGGGTGTGTTCCACGCGCACGCTGCCGCGGAGACGGGTGACATCGGCGTCAGTATACGGGCGCGTGATGCCGGCCCAGCGGTTGCCTTTGCCATTGGTCGAAGACATGGGGGCTCTCAGTCGGTCAGGGGGTGTCGAGCATGGGATACGCCGGGAGCGTCAGGAACTCGACGAACTCCCTGGCGGTGGACAGTTCGGTAAACAGGTCGCGCGCCTCGTCGTACCGCGCCGCGGTGAAGCGCGCCTCGCCGACTTCG of Gemmatimonadales bacterium contains these proteins:
- the aceA gene encoding isocitrate lyase, with amino-acid sequence MSSTNGKGNRWAGITRPYTDADVTRLRGSVRVEHTLARLGAERLWDLLHTTEYVQSLGAVTGNQAMQQVRAGLPAVYCSGWQVAADGNDACSMYPDQSLYPVNSVPMMVRRINNALQRADQIEYAEGKPSKTHWFAPIVADAEAGFGGALNAFELMKAMIEAGAAGVHFEDQLSSEKKCGHLGGKVLVPTSQFIRTLVAARLAADVSDVPTILIARTDADSATLITSDADPRDRPFIKDEPRTPEGFFHIRNGVEMAIARAIEYAPYADMLWCETSTPDLDEARQFAEGVHAKFPGKLLTYNCSPSFNWEKHLDKPTIAKFQRELAEMGYKFQFVTLAGFHSINHSMFELARAYRERAMSAYSELQQAEFASEAHGYTATKHQREVGAGYFDAVAQVVSAGQSSTLALEGSTETAQFI